From Rhodamnia argentea isolate NSW1041297 chromosome 10, ASM2092103v1, whole genome shotgun sequence, a single genomic window includes:
- the LOC115731324 gene encoding conserved oligomeric Golgi complex subunit 5 yields the protein MASPAARQRSPLSPSPSPSSPLNRLSSTLKSPTPPAASAAVSSSSPLDSFADDPILSPFLSSSFSSTTFSSAALSSGSPASTAEKLHSAIRLLESQLRSEVLSRHHHLLSQLSSLQSADLSLASVRSSVSSLQSALRRVRSELSEPLSSINSKTLQLSNLHRSTDLLQHTIRFLRLSKKLRESDSADPDKLDLGKAAQLHCDILRLCNEYDLSGIDVVDEELKWIREVGDKIRSEAMKVLERGMEGLNQAEVGTGLQVFYNLGELKATVAQLVNKYKGMGVKSVNAALDMKAISTSGGGSGYGPGGIRGSGTPQIGGGGKARDALWKRMEECMEQLHSVVVAVWHLQRVLSKKRDPFTHVLLLDDVIQDGDAMLSDRVWEALVKAFASQMKSAFTGSSFVKDIFTVGYPKMLSMVENLVERISRDTDVKGVLPAITPEVKDQMVSAIEIFQTQYLVQCFKHLTDLVNNVFPVSTRGSLPSKEHISRIVSRIQEEIEAVQLNGRLTLLVLHEIGKALRQLAARAENQISTGPEARQVMGPATPAQLKNFTICQHLQEIHTRISFMIRGFPPVAADELSPALGAIYEVACDAVTSLFQAMLDRLESCILQIHDQNFGVLGMDAAMDSNVSPYMEELQKCILHFRTEFLVRMLPPANTTTGGTEMICTRLVRNMASRVLIFFIRHAALVRPLSESGRLRLARDMAELELSVSQNLLKVEQLGAPYRALRAFRPLIFLETSQLGASPLLQDLPVSVILHHLYTRGPEDLQSPMQRNKLTPLQYSLWMDSQGEDQIWKGVKATLDDYAAKVRARGDKEFSPVYPLMLQVGSSLTENASVAW from the exons ATGGCTTCTCCGGCAGCACGCCAGAGATCGCCGCTGTCTCCTTCCCCGTCGCCGTCCTCCCCTCTCAACCGCCTTTCCTCCACCTTGAAATCCCCCACCCCTCctgccgcctccgccgccgtgTCGTCCTCATCCCCCCTTGACTCCTTCGCCGACGACCCGATCCTTTCTCCCTTCCTTTCCTCGTCCTTTTCCTCCACCACCTTCTCCTCAGCGGCCCTCTCCTCCGGCTCACCTGCCTCCACCGCCGAGAAGCTCCACTCCGCCATCCGCCTCCTCGAGTCCCAGCTCCGCTCCGAGGTCCTCtcccgccaccaccacctcctctcCCAGCTCTCCTCCCTTCAGTCCGCCGACCTGTCCCTCGCCTCCGTCCGCTCCTCCGTCTCCTCCCTCCAGTCCGCCCTCCGCCGCGTCCGATCCGAGCTCTCCGAACCTCTCTCCTCCATCAACTCCAAGACTCTCCAGCTCTCCAACCTCCACCGATCCACCGATCTCTTGCAGCATACCATCCGGTTCCTCCGCTTGTCCAAAAAGCTCCGCGAATCGGATTCGGCGGATCCGGACAAGCTCGACCTCGGCAAGGCCGCGCAGCTCCACTGCGACATTCTCCGGTTATGCAACGAGTACGATCTGTCGGGCATCGATGTGGTTGACGAAGAGTTGAAGTGGATCCGCGAGGTTGGGGATAAGATTAGGAGCGAGGCCATGAAAGTGCTGGAGAGAGGCATGGAAGGGTTGAACCAGGCGGAGGTTGGTACTGGATTGCAGGTGTTTTACAATCTAGGTGAGTTGAAGGCCACTGTGGCTCAGTTGGTGAATAAGTATAAGGGAATGGGAGTGAAGAGTGTTAATGCCGCATTGGATATGAAGGCCATATCGACCAGCGGAGGAGGCAGTGGGTATGGTCCGGGAGGGATTAGAGGGAGCGGGACACCACAGATTGGAGGGGGAGGGAAGGCGAGGGATGCCCTTTGGAAGAGGATGGAGGAGTGTATGGAGCAATTGCACTCGGTAGTGGTTGCGGTTTGGCACTTGCAGCGGGTGTTGTCGAAGAAGAGGGATCCGTTCACGCATGTATTGCTGCTTGACGATGTTATTCAG GACGGTGATGCAATGTTATCAGACCGTGTCTGGGAGGCACTTGTTAAGGCCTTTGCAAGCCAAATGAAATCTGCTTTCACTGGATCAAGTTTTGTTAAAGATATATTTACAGTGGGATACCCAAAGATGCTTTCCATGGTTGAGAATCTTGTAGAACGGATTTCACGCGACACCGATGTTAAGGGCGTATTGCCAGCTATCACTCCTGAAGTAAAAGATCAAATGGTTTCAGCAATAGAAATATTCCAGACTCAATACTTGGTTCAATGCTTTAAACATCTTACAGATCTTGTCAACAATGTATTCCCTGTGTCCACTCGTGGAAGTCTTCCCTCCAAAGAGCATATTTCAAGAATAGTTTCACGCATACAGGAAGAGATTGAAGCTGTCCAGTTGAACGGGCGTTTAACTCTGCTTGTCTTGCATGAAATTGGTAAGGCGTTGCGCCAGCTGGCAGCACGAGCTGAGAACCAG ATATCTACTGGCCCTGAAGCACGTCAAGTGATGGGTCCTGCCACACCAGCCCAGTTGAAGAACTTCACCATATGTCAGCATTTGCAAGAAATTCACACCCGCATATCATTTATGATCCGGGGATTCCCACCTGTCGCTGCCGACGAGCTTTCTCCTGCGCTGGGTGCAATATATGAGGTTGCATGTGATGCGGTGACATCCTTATTTCAAGCTATGCTGGATCGACTGGAGTCTTGCATACTGCAAATTCATGACCAGAACTTTGGTGTGCTTGGGATGGATGCTGCTATGGACAGTAATGTATCACCCTACATGGAGGAATTGCAGAAGTGCATTCTTCACTTCCGTACTGAGTTTCTAGTCAGGATGTTGCCTCCAGCTAACACAACAACTGGGGGGACAGAAATGATATGCACTCGGCTCGTTAGAAACATGGCTTCacgggttttgatttttttcatcaGACATGCTGCTCTTGTGAGGCCTCTATCAGAATCAGGGAGGCTGAGATTGGCTAGAGACATGGCCGAGCTGGAGCTGTCGGTAAGCCAAAACTTGTTGAAGGTGGAACAACTAGGTGCACCGTACCGAGCCCTTCGAGCATTTCGGCCTCTCATATTCTTGGAAACATCTCAGCTGGGAGCATCTCCTCTTCTTCAGGATCTCCCGGTCAGTGTTATACTTCACCATCTCTACACCCGAGGTCCGGAGGACCTGCAGTCCCCGATGCAAAGAAACAAGCTCACGCCATTGCAGTACTCTTTGTGGATGGATTCACAAGGAGAGGATCAGATCTGGAAAGGCGTGAAAGCGACTTTGGATGATTATGCTGCGAAAGTTAGGGCAAGAGGGGACAAGGAGTTCAGTCCTGTGTATCCCCTTATGCTTCAAGTGGGGTCATCTTTGACCGAGAATGCTTCTGTGGCTTGGTAA